In Dryobates pubescens isolate bDryPub1 chromosome 31, bDryPub1.pri, whole genome shotgun sequence, one DNA window encodes the following:
- the LSM7 gene encoding U6 snRNA-associated Sm-like protein LSm7, which yields MAGVGGGGGGGAGKMADKEKKKKESILDLSKYIDKTIRVKFQGGREASGVLKGFDPLLNLVLDGTIEYMRDPDDQYKLTEDTRQLGLVVCRGTSVVLICPQDGMEAIPNPFIQQQDG from the exons ATGGCGGGCGTCggtggtggcggcggcggcggcgcgggcaAGATGGCG gacaaggagaagaagaagaaggagagcaTCTTGGACCTCTCCAAATACATCGACAAAACGATCCGAGTGAAGTTCCAGGGCGGGAGGGAAG CAAGTGGTGTCTTGAAAGGCTTTGACCCTCTCCTGAACCTGGTGCTGGATGGTACCATTGAGTACATGAGAG ACCCTGATGACCAATACAAGCTGACAGAGGACACAAGACAGCTGGGCCTGGTGGTCTGCAGAGGCACTTCTGTGGTTCTCATCTGTCCCCAGGATGGGATGGAAGCCATTCCCAACCCTTTCATTCAGCAGCAGGATGGCTGA